From Thermococcus sp.:
CTTTCTCATGCAGTTCACCGGGGTAGATTGGGGCGTAACCTTAAAGCCTTTTGCAGTTTCCGAATGCCTTTTAAGATATCCCGGGAACTCCGGCCGGTGAGAGCATGCTCAACAAACTCGTTGGACTACTGGAGAGATTGGATGTTGAGTGGGAGGTCTACTGGGAGGCTGGACGGGGTGGTTCCTTCAGGATAGAGCGCGAGAATCTTGAGCGCTCCCAGAGAAAGTTCTATTCCGGTGTGGGCCTTAGGATAGGTTACCGGGGCAGGATGGGATTCTCATACATCACCGGACTTAACCACGACCTAAAAACCCTTGAGGACTTCGTCAGAAAAACGGTCAAGCTCGCCCGAGTTAGCGAGGTCCCCTTCAGGGGGTTCCCTGAATCGAAAAGGCCCGCCAGCGTTGAGAACATCTACGACCGGAGGATTGAGGAGATCCCCTTTGAGGATGCCCATTCCCTATCCAGAGAATTCGCGGCGATGATGACAGAACTTAAGGGCGATGCCACCCTCTCCGGGTCAATATCGCTTGGATTCAACCACTACGGCGTCTTGAACTCAAACGGCCTCGAGCTTGAGGGCCGCTCCACGGGGATGGGTGTCTCGGTTTACGCCGTCCTCGGTAGGGGAACGGGCTCTTACTACCAGTCTTACCGCTCGCTCCAGTCGCTGGAAGAGCTTGGAAAAGGTATAGAAGAGTCCCTCCACGATGCTGAGCTGAGCGTGAGGGCGAGGCCGATTGAAAGTTACTCCGGCGAGGTTATCCTCGAACCTATCGCGTTCCAGTCTGTTCTTTCGATATTCCTCGAGAACGTCTTCGGCGACAGCGTTTACTTCAAGAGGAGCAGG
This genomic window contains:
- a CDS encoding TldD/PmbA family protein encodes the protein MLNKLVGLLERLDVEWEVYWEAGRGGSFRIERENLERSQRKFYSGVGLRIGYRGRMGFSYITGLNHDLKTLEDFVRKTVKLARVSEVPFRGFPESKRPASVENIYDRRIEEIPFEDAHSLSREFAAMMTELKGDATLSGSISLGFNHYGVLNSNGLELEGRSTGMGVSVYAVLGRGTGSYYQSYRSLQSLEELGKGIEESLHDAELSVRARPIESYSGEVILEPIAFQSVLSIFLENVFGDSVYFKRSRFSSPGETVGSELLTIADDATLPSGSGSYPFDGEGIPGQRTVLIKNGVLESFLLDFTYASFLGMESTGNAARDFRTKPHIGMSNLVVESGKDSLRDFEGVVVKEVFGEHTANPISGDFSLTVGLGYVVKNDDVRPFRDNMLSGNIFELLKSVKAVEREPTRIGSFISPRVLALARIV